A section of the Actinomycetota bacterium genome encodes:
- a CDS encoding type II toxin-antitoxin system RelE/ParE family toxin, which yields MIVSFKDAGTARLAGGMRVRRFVAIESVARRKLRQLEIAGRLDDLRVPPGNRLEALKGDRDGQHSIRVNDQYRVCFRWTAAGPEDVEIVDYH from the coding sequence ATGATCGTCTCATTCAAGGACGCGGGCACAGCACGACTCGCCGGCGGAATGCGAGTCAGGCGTTTCGTCGCCATCGAGTCTGTCGCCCGTCGCAAACTTCGGCAGCTCGAGATCGCCGGACGCCTCGACGACCTGCGAGTGCCGCCCGGCAATCGACTCGAAGCGCTGAAGGGTGATCGCGACGGGCAGCACAGCATCAGGGTGAACGATCAGTACAGGGTCTGTTTCCGCTGGACGGCGGCGGGACCGGAAGATGTCGAAATCGTGGACTACCACTAG